A genomic window from Ascaphus truei isolate aAscTru1 chromosome 1, aAscTru1.hap1, whole genome shotgun sequence includes:
- the LOC142493714 gene encoding annexin A1-like: MSFMQEFLSQANFLDGGGHPPCTAEQVGPSLQASAGFNGATDAANLEKAIKAKGVDEGTIIDILTKRTNEERQQIRAAYQKATGKSLDDALKKALSSNLEIVVLGLLKTPAQFDAHELKAATKGLGTDEETLIEILVSRNNREIKEINKVYKEEFKKDLSKDIAADTSGDFQKALLALLKGERSEDTSVNDDQADNDARALYEAGEKRKGTDVSVFINVLTSRSFPQLQKVFQRYARYSKNDVNKAIDLELKGDIENCLLSLVKCSGSRPAYFAEKFYLAMKGSGTRHKALIRLLVSRSEIDLKEIKAHYKRLYGKSLRQAILDEKVKGDYETIILALCGPDS; this comes from the exons GCTGAACAGGTTGGACCATCACTTCAAGCATCCGCTGGATTTAATGGTGCCACAGATGCTGCAAACCTAGAAAAAGCCATCAAAGCAAAAG GTGTTGATGAAGGAACCATCATAGATATCTTGACTAAAAGAACCAATGAAGAACGCCAGCAGATCAGGGCTGCTTATCAAAAGGCAACAGGGAAG AGTCTGGATGACGCTCTGAAGAAAGCCCTCTCAAGTAACCTGGAAATTGTTGTTCTGGGTTTGCTGAAAACCCCAGCCCAGTTTGATGCTCATGAACTGAAGGCTGCCACTAAG GGCCTGGGAACCGATGAGGAAACCTTGATTGAAATCTTGGTATCCAGGAATAATCGTGAGATCAAAGAAATCAACAAGGTCTACAAAGAAG AATTCAAGAAGGATCTTTCAAAAGACATTGCCGCTGACACTTCTGGAGATTTTCAAAAGGCTCTTCTTGCCCTTCTTAAG GGTGAACGGTCTGAAGACACTTCTGTGAATGACGATCAAGCTGACAATGATGCAAGG GCCTTGTATGAAGCTGGAGAGAAGAGGAAAGGAACTGATGTCTCTGTATTCATTAATGTCCTAACCTCAAGAAGCTTCCCACAACTTCAAAAGG TTTTCCAGAGATATGCCAGATACAGCAAAAATGACGTGAACAAGGCTATTGATCTTGAGCTGAAAGGAGACATTGAAAACTGTCTGTTATCACTTG TAAAGTGTTCTGGAAGCAGACCTGCTTACTTTGCTGAAAAGTTCTATTTGGCAATGAAG gGATCTGGAACGCGACACAAAGCTTTAATCCGACTCCTGGTTTCCCGTTCTGAAATTGACCTAAAAGAAATCAAAGCTCACTATAAACGTCTTTATGGAAAATCCCTCCGCCAGGCAATTTTG GATGAAAAGGTCAAAGGCGATTATGAAACCATTATTCTGGCTTTGTGTGGACCTGACAGCTAG